One Halobacterium wangiae genomic window, CGTCGTTGAGGGCGACTGGCTCGTCCCGAAGGCGCTCTCGACGGACATGGAGTCCTCGGACTCCGAACGCATCCCCACGGACGAGGGGGTCGCCGGGGAGACGTTCCAGGAGAGCAAACGTATCATCGTCGCGGACGTCAGCGAGTACGCGGACGCCGACCCCACGAACCCCGACTACCGGTCCATCCTGAGCATCCCCATCGAGGGCGTCGGCGTGTTCCAGGCGGCCTCCGAGCGCCGCGACGCGTTCTCGGACCGCGACGCGGAACTCGCCGAACTGTTGATGGCCCACGTCGCCGAGACCCTCAAGCGACTCCGCTCGGAGGAGGCCCTCCGGGAGAGCGAGGAGAAGTACCGCACGCTCGTCGAACAGAGCCACGACGCGGTCGCCATCTTCCGTGACGGCAGCTACGAGTTCGTGAACGACCGCGCGACCGAACTGTTCGGCCGGGACGAAGAGGCGCTCAGGAACGCCGAGGGCTGGTCACTCATCCACCCCGAGGACCGCGCGGAACTCCGGGCCATCCACGAGGAACTCGTCGTCGAAGCCGGCCGCCAGCGCACGTTCGAGGCGCGCATCAGGCGGCCGAGTGGCGACGTTCGGTACTGCGAGTTCAGCGTCACCAGCATCGACTACGACGGCGACGTGGCGTCGCTGTCCTCGATCCGCGACATCACCGAGCGGAAGGAACGCGAGTGGGAACTCGAACGCCAGAACGAACGTCTCGAGGAGTTCGCGAGCGTCGTCAGCCACGACCTCCGGAGCCCAATCAACGTCGCCCAGGGGAGCGTCGACCTCACCCAGCAGACCGGCGAGGAGGAACACCTCGACCGGGCAGAGGACGCGCTCGAACGGATGGAGGCGCTCGTCGAGGACATCCTCGACCTCGCCAGGCAGGGCAGGCACGTCGACGAGACGGAGCCGGTCGACCTGGCCGAGGTCGGAACCGAGGCGTGGGAGTCCGTCGACGCACCCGACGCGACGCTCGCGACGGACGTCGCGGCGACCGTGGCGGCGGACCGCGGCCGCCTCCGCGAACTGTTCGAGAACCTCTTCCGGAACGCCGTCGAGCACGCCGGCGAGGACGTGACGGTGACGCTGACAGACTGCGAGGATGGATTCGCGGTCGTCGACGACGGACCGGGGATTCCGGACGGCGCCCACGAGGCCGTGTTCGAGCGGGGGTACACGTCCGTGGACGACGGTACAGGGTTCGGTCTCGCCATCGTGGAGAACATCGCGGAGGCCCACGACTGGACCATCGAGGCCGTCCCCACCGACGGACCAGGGGCGCGCTTCGAGATCACCGGCGTGAACCGCGCCGACTGACGGCCCGTTCTACGACTCGTCGAGGGAGCGTGCGATGTCCGCGAGCCCCTCGCTCGGCGGTTCGAAGGCGTCGTAGCTGGCGGACTCGCCGGGCGCTCGGACGCCGTACTTGAAGCCGGCCTCGACGACGTCGACGTGGACCGACCGGCCCGCTTCGAGGTGCTTCGCGTCGACCCACGTCGCGAGGTGGTTGTCCGCGCTGCCCGGGTCGCGAGCGAGCGACGGCGTCTCGTACGCGCCCCGGATCGCCGGTTCGCCGCCCGGGAGACGCGCTAGCTGGGTCCGGTACTCCGTACCGTCGAGGACGAGCCGAACGACGTCGCCTGCGGGGAAGTCGTCGGCCGCGTCCGCTGGCAACTGGATCTCGCGGCGTCGCGTGCCCCCTGCGCGGGCGAGCGTGCCCACGACGGTCGGCACGCTGTCGTCGGTGACGCGGTCGGGCATACCTGCGCTGTCGGTGCCCGCGCGTAAAACGAGGTCGGTTATTCGGTTATCTGCCCCGCTGGCGGTACCGCTTCATGACCTCTAGTCCCTCGATTACGCCACCCAGCAGGGCGGTGAGGACGGCGAAGATGACCGTGAACCAGAACCCGATGGCGGTGAAGGTCTCGGCGTTCGGGCTCTCTACGACCCCGCGCAATAGCACCCACACCCCGAGTGTGACGGCGTAGAACACAGCTACCTTCACTGCCAGGCTGTGTCTCTCGAGGAAGGGTTCGTTCACCGTCTCCGTGCTAGCGTTCGAGTTCGAGCCGCTCTCGTACTCCGAGTCGACCCGGCTCATACTGTCTGAACGTAGGGGCGCCCGACGGAAGGAGGTTGGGTCGAGTTCGCCCACCGCTCGCTCGTTTCGTGGACTCACTCCGTTCGTCCACGTGGCTCACGGCTCGCTGCTCTCGCCGTTCGCTCTGTCTGTGGTCTCGCTCTGTTCGTTCACACGCCTAGCGATTCGCTTTTGCCAGTCCCCCACCAACCCCCGCACATGGACGTACCGATACCGGACGACCCCACCAGCGGCAACCGCAAGCACGCGGCGCTCGCCATCCTCCCGTTCCTGCTGCTCGGGCTTGCCGACGTCGTGTTGCTGCTCTTCTGGGGGCTCAACCCGCTGTGGGGGTTCGTCATCCTCCCGCCGATCCTCTTCATCAGTGTGCTCGGGTGGATCGCGTTCAAGTCCGGGTTCGTCCGCCACGAGGGCGTGACGGACGTCGAGTGAGGACTAGTCGCTGACGGCGACCGCTCGTACCGGCGCACCGTCGGCGTCGACCGGCAGCGGGTAGGCGTGGACGACGACGCGTTCGGGGAGCGGAGCGAGGTTCGTCAGGTTCTCCAGGATCAGGCAGCCGTTGCCGAGGAGTGCACGGTGGGCCGGGAAGTCCGCCGGTTCGTCGCCGCCGGCGTTCTCGGTCGGTGTCGGGTCCACGCTCGGCGCGTTGAGTCCGACGTGACAGTTCTGGTCGGCACACTGCTCGGCCGCCGCTGCCGTCAGGTACGGGTGGTCGAAGTAGCACTCCTCGCCCCACCGGTCGGCGAACCCGGTGTCGAAGACGAGCAGGTCTGCGTCCGTCTCCGGGACGCTGTCGGCACCGATCGCTGCTCTGGCTTCGTAGTCGGTGCAGTCCACGACTCGCGCGTCGAAGCGGAACGTCTCGACGTCGTACGCCCCGAGCGTCGCTCCGTCCTCCTGGAGGTGCGCCGGGGCGTCGACGTGCGTGCCCGAGTGAGTGGTGCACGCGATCTCGGCCACCCGGTAGCCGTCCGCGGCCACGGTGGCGTGCGGAGTCACCGACGCCGCGGGGTCGCCCGGGTACGGCAGTCCCGAACCGAGTTCGTGGGAGAGGTCGTGCAGTGGCATCGGTGGGTCGTCGCCGGCTACCACGCGGACCCGGGTAAAACTTCCCGGACAGTAGCAAGGATTAAGCGCGACGTGGCGCAGTACGCCGTATGGGAATCGTCGTCGCCGCGGTCTACGGCACCCTCGCCGTCGCGCTGCTCGCGGGCGGTCGCTCGCTGTACGCCGCCGAGTCGATGGACCCCG contains:
- a CDS encoding cyclase family protein; translated protein: MPLHDLSHELGSGLPYPGDPAASVTPHATVAADGYRVAEIACTTHSGTHVDAPAHLQEDGATLGAYDVETFRFDARVVDCTDYEARAAIGADSVPETDADLLVFDTGFADRWGEECYFDHPYLTAAAAEQCADQNCHVGLNAPSVDPTPTENAGGDEPADFPAHRALLGNGCLILENLTNLAPLPERVVVHAYPLPVDADGAPVRAVAVSD
- a CDS encoding DUF7112 family protein, producing MPDRVTDDSVPTVVGTLARAGGTRRREIQLPADAADDFPAGDVVRLVLDGTEYRTQLARLPGGEPAIRGAYETPSLARDPGSADNHLATWVDAKHLEAGRSVHVDVVEAGFKYGVRAPGESASYDAFEPPSEGLADIARSLDES
- a CDS encoding PAS domain S-box protein, translating into MTRAIHRAEHATDLRERVCEAAVSAGYETACYLEGGETLTVAGEDGARPPTDAVDAEFTTVDGDSRHWILVPVSYGDTRYGTFALATDHTVEDETRSERLVGVGETIGHGIANTEEMQARQRIAGELHEERRQFEKLHSVAAQMVGCEDEQSIYQLAIDAAENILDFDICGIDVVEGDWLVPKALSTDMESSDSERIPTDEGVAGETFQESKRIIVADVSEYADADPTNPDYRSILSIPIEGVGVFQAASERRDAFSDRDAELAELLMAHVAETLKRLRSEEALRESEEKYRTLVEQSHDAVAIFRDGSYEFVNDRATELFGRDEEALRNAEGWSLIHPEDRAELRAIHEELVVEAGRQRTFEARIRRPSGDVRYCEFSVTSIDYDGDVASLSSIRDITERKEREWELERQNERLEEFASVVSHDLRSPINVAQGSVDLTQQTGEEEHLDRAEDALERMEALVEDILDLARQGRHVDETEPVDLAEVGTEAWESVDAPDATLATDVAATVAADRGRLRELFENLFRNAVEHAGEDVTVTLTDCEDGFAVVDDGPGIPDGAHEAVFERGYTSVDDGTGFGLAIVENIAEAHDWTIEAVPTDGPGARFEITGVNRAD